The genome window TCACGGTGAAGAGTGTATTTCTTCTCGCGAGAGCAATATTTTTTAAGTTCAAGACGCTCTGGATTGTTACGCTTGTTCTTTTTTGAAATGTAGTTACGTTCGCCGCAATCTGTGCAAGCTAAAGTAATGTTTACGCGCATTATTAACCCTCCCACTCTATATCAAGAATTAAAATTTGAGCATGATTTATACGACTAACCTATTATAACACAAATTGAAAAAAAATCTACCTTCATTTCATATTAAGTTTGGCTATGGTAAAATATCTTATAATTACATAACTTAATGAGGTGAAACTAATGGATTTATCCATCATACTTATGATTATTGGGATCCTTCTAATCATTGTGTCGTTCTTTGTCAAAAATAGCTCTAAAAAAGTCGAACAAGATTTAGAAGAGCTATCTATCTCTATTTTTCAAGAAACAAATAATCTAAAACGTCGTCTAAAAATTGTCGAGGAGGAGCTGTTATTAGAGCCAGAATTCCAAGTTAAATCACCGTCAGCTCAAAATAACGCGGTACCAGATCCGAAAGTCCAACAGGTTATGCATGCTGTTCAACAGGCTGCTCAGACATCGAAAGCAGGACAAACTGCTTTAAAAGCGAAACCTATACATCAAATTATTATAAGTCAGGTGCTTGAACTAAATAAGCAGGGTCTTTCTGTAGCCGATATAAGCCTTCGCTCAAATTTAACAGAAGAGCAAGTTCGACAAGTGATTGCAAATGGAGGTCAGTAATTCATGAATAAATCCGCTATCCGTGCATTTGGCATTGCACTTTTTCTTGTCGGTGCTTTGCTAGCTTTAGCAACTCGTTTTGATCTCAATATCGGTCTACCAACTGAAGCTTCCTCAAGTGCGGAAAATACAGGGGAGCTGCAAAAACAACTTGAACAGGCAAATAAAGAAATTACTTTGTTAAAAGAACAAGCTAAGCAATCTCCAAAGGAAAAAACTCAGAAGACTGATGAATCTGAAACAAAGGCTAAAGACAATCATGAGTCGGTAGATGCCCCGGCCGATGTTACCACTATGACACTCCAAATTTACAGCGGTATTACACCATATATAGTGGCGCAAAAGCTTGAAGATGGTGGCATCATCGAAAATAGTGTTGAAATGGAACTTTTACTTGCTAACCCTAAATACGCTCGAAGCTTACAAATTGGCTCCTATGAAATCAATTCTTCGATGTCCTTAGAGGAAATTGCTAACTTGATTACAGGGAAAAAGCAATAAATTTTTGAAAATATCCCGTATAAAAATGGCTGTCACCAAAAATCGCACAACTGATTTTTGATGACAGCCTATTTTGTTTAGTTTACGAAACTAGTTCTAAAAAGGCTTGCATCATTAGACTGCCCTTTTCCGTACCAATGGATTCTGGATGAAATTGTAGTCCAAAAAGTGGGTACTCCTTATGTTGAATCGCCATAATTTCACCATCATCAGTGGAGGTTGCTAAAATATTGAAATCCTCATGTAATGTGCTTTGCTCAATGACGAGGGAATGATAGCGCATTACTTCGATTTTACCGTCTAACTGAGCAAATAAGGCTGTTTTTTCATATTGAAGCGTAGATAATTTTCCATGCATAATATTTTTAGCTTGAACGATGCTACTCCCAAAAGCCTGACCTATCGATTGGTGTCCAAGACAAATGCCTAAAATCGGAAATTTCGTATAAAGTTCTTTAACAACATCCACCGTTATCCCTGCATCAGTTGGCGTACCTGGGCCAGGCGATAAAACAATGGCTTCTGGTTGCATTTTCTTAATGTCTTCTATTGTCATTTCGTCATTACGCACTACTTTTACGTCTTTCTCAAGCATGCTTATTTGTTGAAATAAATTATATGTGAATGAATCATAATTATCGATCAATAAAATCATTGTTTCACCTCCAATAGCGCGCGAGCTTTATTGAGTGTTTCCTCGTATTCAGACAATGACACAGAATCGTACACAATACCAGCCCCTGCCTGAACATGGGCACGATGGTCCTTAATGATCATTGTACGAATGGCTAGAGCTAAATCTATATCCCCTGTCGTGGAAATATAGCCTACTGCACCTGCGTAGACACCACGCTTTACGGGCTCTAGCTCATTGATTAGCTGCATAGCACGAATTTTCGGTGCTCCTGATACTGTACCAGCAGGCAAGCATGCTTGAAGAACATCCACAACATGTACATCATCACGTAATTCGCCGATAACCTCTGATACAATATGCATAACATATTTATAGCGATCAATATTCATATATTTCACAAGCTTCACAGAACCGACTTTTGCAATTCGCCCAAGATCATTTCGGCCTAAATCCACTAACATTCGATGTTCAGCGATTTCTTTTTCATCTTTTAGTAGCGCTTCAGCAATCGCTTTATCCTGCTCCTCTGTTTTGCCTCTAGGTTTCGTTCCTGCGATAGGATTTGTCGTTACCTTTCGATCCTTTACCTTGACGAGACTTTCAGGAGATGTTCCTAAAATGGTATAGTCTCCAAAATCCATATAAAACATATATGGTGAAGGATTAGAAGTACGCAACTGACGATATAAAGCAAAAGGATTACCTGTATAGGATGAAGTGAAACGTTGTGATAAGACAATTTGGAAAATGTCACCCTTACAAATATGCTGTTTAGCGCGGTCAACCATTGCTACAAAATTTTCTTTTGCAATTATTGGCTGGAAATTTAGTTCTCCTAGTGTCATCACGTCAAACGTTGCTCCAGCATAAAGCTGCTCCTCCATTGTAGAGATAGCCAACTCCATCGCTTCAAGAGAACGCCCTTCATCAAATAAATCAATCGCTGCTAATGTAAGTTCTTGCTTCAGATGATCAAAAACAATAAATGTATCATAGAAAAAGACATGAACATCTGGCATTTCTAAATCATCATGCAAATATTCACCAATTTTTTCTGCATAAAATGCTGTTTCGTAGCCAAAGAAACCAATGGCTCCTCCAAAAAAGGCAAAAGGGTATTGTGCTTCATGGAAAGGCATAACTTGCTTTAATTTTGCTAATACATTATCGCTCGCTTTTTCCATTTCTCCGCCTTTAGTAAAAGAATAACCATCTCTATCCCCAATCAGTTCTGCAACTGGGTTAACGGCGATAAACGAGTAACGCCCACTTTCCTCATGCTTGGCAGATGATTCGAAAAGCATTTTATGCTTCCCTTCAAGTGATTGATAAACGGAAATCGGCGTCATCATATCACCCTGCAATGCCTTCATGGCAAACTTTCTAAGCTCAACTGTCATACTCTTTTCTCTCCTTCTCTACGCTCTGCTCTTCTACACCAAAATTTATCAATTATGCATTGGCGTAATGGACGCTGTCATTTCATTAGCACTTCCCTTTCGCTTATATAAACATTGCGTCCGGATTTTGAACTGTGTAAACACTATTCATTTCGCCAAAACATATAAAAAGGCCCTTCCATCACAAAAGGACGGAAAAGCCGTGGTGCCACCTTCATTGATCTTTTAATAAATTATGCTCCGGCATAATTGCGTCCACAATCGGCTTTGTACTTGCACAAAGAACTCCTTTCCGATTACATGACACCCGCTGACAGAGGTTAAAAGATCCACTCTATGCCCTATAACGTAGGCAAACGCTAATCCATACTTTATTCAGGATTAGAGCTCCGAAGTCCATTCACCATTCATTTGTACTAGTTTCCACCAGCCACTAGCTCTCTACAACAAATAATAATAGCTACTACTCTTCATCAAAGCTGATTACTAGTTTTCATTGTAAAACAAAAAAACTAACAATTCAAATTATTTTTTACTACGAAGCCATTCATCTTCAGCTGCATTAGCTAGCTCAATATTTAGCTCCTCAAATATTTGACGAATAGCAAATAAAATATCCTGTCGTACATTTAGCATCACTGCCGTATCATTTGTCGCCACAAAAAAACGCACAAGGATACGATAAGAGGTTGGATAAAATTCATCTATAAATACATGAATCATTTCTTTTTCTGTTTTGGCATGCAAATAAATTTCCTTTTGAATGGCACTTAAAGCACTGCGTAATTTTTCTTCTTCATTTTCAGCATTTACGAACAAAAATTGCTCACATTTTCGTTTTTCTCGCTTCGATAAATTATAGATTGGTCGATTTACTAAATAGGAGTTCGGGACATAGACAAGTCCTTTATCAACAGTTTGAATTAAGGTACTTCGAAGATTAATATCCTCAATTGTTCCTTCAATTTTTTGATCCTCTGTCGCTATCCAATCACCAATTTGAAATGGGTTATCTAATGCAACTGACATTCCACCAAAAACATGTGCCAATGTATCTCGAATTCCAAAGGCAATAGCTACACCAGTTAAACCGATACCCGTTAAAAAGCCATTCAAGTTAAAATCCCAGAATGAAGCGATTGTAAACATCGCCAATATCATGATAAGCACTTTTCCTATACGAAGAAAAAAAGGTAAAAGGACATTTGTTTCCTCTTCATTATTCAACGGTAATGGCTGTTTTGTATAAAAATGTAATACATCGTATACTCCTTTAAAGGCAAAAAACACCATGATGGACAACACAAAATTTTTAGTTGCTACATGTGTAAACAAAAAGATTTGTAATAGGATCGACAAGCTGAGAACAATCACTGCAGACATAAATGCATAGCGAATCGCTTTATTAAATTGTGCAAGAACTGTTGCCTGAAAGTCTCGCTGATGATTTCTCAAAAATACAACTATACGATTAATAATTTTCTTTATAACAAAATGTTGAAAAAGCCAGCCAACGACAAAAAGAGAGATGGCAATAATAACGTCCATCCACGTCGGTGCTGTAATATTCGGTAATAACCATTTCAATGAATCCATGTCATTCTCCTCTAACTACTATGTATTTCACAGAAAAGAAGCCGATCCACAATAATAACGATCAGCTCCTTTTTTTATTGAATAGCATCATCCGCAAAAAAAGCCTTTTTGGCAAACCAAAATTGCTGCTCATTAAAATTATGTTCCTGCATGGCGACAACTGAAAATTCAGCATAATACTTACGCTTCATTTCCTCTAGAATAGTTTTCGCTTGCTTTCCAACAAGATGCTGCCCATCAATAGGAGTACCTTCAGTAAAAATAATAATATCTGCTTCTGTACAATCTTGATTTTCCTGGAGTAAGCCCTTCACAAAATGTAACACAGGCAGAATTGCTGCTTCTCCCTTTGCCTTATATTCAATAAAATCCTTAAAATCGGATAAATTTAAATGACCATTTTCAAATCGATAATGTACATGAATTTGACAGTCATAAGGGACGATATATAAGTCTCGTCGTTCCCGATGTGCATTCATAAATAACGATAAAATCATACTTTTACAAAGCTCAGAATATGCCACCATACCAGTTGTTTGTTCAAGACAGATAATAAGTGGACCCGAGTCTTTTTTGTACTCTTCAAACGGAACATATAGGATATTTCCTTTTTTTGTTGTTTGATGCTTTAGCTTTTGACGCCTAGCTTCCTGGGACTTTTGCTCATAATACAAGCGCTGTTCTTTTCCATTAGCTAATCGTTCTGCTTGTTCAATAGCTGGTATATTTTCACGAATTTCATGCATGATATCTGCCAATTCGAGTGCAAATGCTGCCATATTTCGTAATGTTTCACTCTTGTAAAAATAGTCAATAAAAAAATGTTGTTCCTTGTCACTTAATTCCTCAAGATGTAAGTTTTCATATAAAAAACGTAAAAAGTCACGTTGTTCTGATGTAATTTCCAGATTAAATTTCTCTATGAGTGATTCTACAGCGTCTTTCACGAAGCAGCACCTCCTAAGCACATTTTTTTGGATAATGTCTATAGTATAACCAAAATAATTTTTTGACAATACAATAACGTTTGCCGTATTTTGACGCTATTTTGATTAACAATGTTGCTGTTACTTAATAATGTCTTGAGCAGTTTATTCGGATTAAGCGTTCTCACTTCTATTTATTCCTGTAGCTCTACTTGTATTTAATAAAGAAGAGGCGATCATAATTCGCTCTTCTCCTCATAGTGTTGGATAACAAAATGGCAAGGAAATCTTTGTGAATATTGTGGCGCTTTAAATGAGGATGATTTGCCGCCTAGGCGACTCACTTTCGCACAGATACATTGCTGAAGTTGTGTTTTATCGCTACAAGTTAGAGTGATATGCCAGAAAGATACATACTAAGTGAAGTAGTTGATCTTCGTTCCGACTGGGCGACTCCTTGGGGATTAGCGTCACAGATGACCCTGGAGCGAAGCGGATGTTTTCTGTGCGAAAGCGAAGCAGCAGCAACAATGTTTTATCTGTGCGAAAGCGAAGCGACAGCAACAATGTTTTATCTGTGCGAAAGCGAAGCGACAGCAACAATGTTTTATCTGTGCGAAAGCGAAGCGGCAGCAACAAAGCGCTCAGTCGAAACGGAAATCAACCCCTCGTTTTTGCCGAGGAGTTATACACGATTAAGATGACACCTTAATTTCATTGACAAAATAGTTATTCAACACCATGAAAAAAAGAGCCTATAATTGGCTCTTTGTTTACTAATTATTTAATTCATAATGTTTGCCTTTGACTAAGTAAAATAAGTGTTCAGCAATATTTGTTGCATGGTCAGCTGAGCGCTCTAAATATCGACAAACAAATGTTAAATGTGTGATTTGAGAAATATATGCTGGATTTTCTGCTCCTGCACGCATCAATAAAGTTATTGTCGCTCCATATAAATCATCGACATAATCATCTAGTTCCGCAATTTCCTTGGCACGAACAGTATCTTCCTCCGTAAAGGCTTTTATAATACTCTCCAACATTTCTACTGTTTTGTTACACATCGTTTGCAAATTTGTTGTAGGAAAGACAAGTGGCTCTTTTCCAATACGAATCGTCTCTTTGGCAATATTAACCGCATAGTCTCCTACTCTTTCCATATCCGATGCCGCTTTGACAAGCACCATGAGACGACGTAAATCAGTAGCTACAGGCTGTTGCTTAGCAATCATTAAAATAACATGATCATTGATTTCTTCCTCAAGTCGATTGATAACTAGATCGTCCTCAAGAATTTTTAAGGATTTCTCTAAATCCTGCTCTAATAATGCTTCAAATGCTAATTTAAGAGCGTTGATACTACTATTGGCAATTTCGATAAATTGCGCTTGGACTTCTTTTAACTCCTGCTCAAAACGTTCACGTACGACCATCTTTTGCTCCTCCTTAGCCGAAACGACCTGAAATATAATCTTCAGTACGTTGATCTGCCGGTGTTTGGAAGATAACGTCTGTCTTATCGTATTCAATGACCTCGCCACTTAGGAAAAATGCTGTACGATCGGAAATTCGCGCTGCTTGTTGCATATTATGTGTCACGATAATAATGGAATAATCTTTTTTCAGCTCTTGTACAAGCTCCTCTACTTTTAATGTAGAAATAGGATCAAGTGCAGATGTTGGCTCATCCATTAAAATAACATCTGGTTCAATCGCTAAACAACGCGCAATACAGATTCGTTGTTGCTGACCACCTGATAAACCATATGCATTTTGGTTTAAGCGATCTTTTACCTCATCCCAAATTGCCGCACCACGTAAAGATTTTTCAACTATCTCATCAAGAATTTTCTTATTTTTTATGCCATGGATACGTGGACCATAAGCAATATTGTCATAGATAGACTTCGGGAATGGATTTGGCTTCTGGAATACCATCCCAACACGAGTGCGCAATTCCTCAACAGTATAGTTTTTATCTAAAATATTGCGCTCACGATATACTATTTCCCCTGATGTTCGAACACTTGGTACAAGTTCTACCATTCGATTTAAAGTTTTTAAATAGGTAGATTTCCCACATCCTGAAGGGCCAATTATAGCTGTTACTTCATTTTCATAGATGCTTAAATTGATATCTTTTAAACCATGATGATCGCCGTACCATAAATTTAAATTACGTGTATCATATACTACTTTTTTGGCAACATCAGCAGAAGGCTTTGTAGCCGTATGAATTGGTTTGACAACAGATTTTTCCTCTTTAACACCTAGTACCATAAGGTCACCTCATTAATAACGTTTTTGGAATTTATTTCGAATAAAGATGGCAATAGAGTTCATCAGTAAAAGCACTATCATAAGTACTAAAATACCGGCTGCCGCTACATATTGAAATGCCTCTTGCGGACGTTTTGCCCAATCGTAAATTTGCATCGGTAAAGCTGTGAATTGACTTAATAAACCATTAGGTAAAAATTGTAAAATAACAGGGATTCCAATAACAACAAGTGGTGCTGTTTCACCAATCGCACGAGACATCGCTAATATACTTCCTGTTAAAATTCCCGGAATGGCTGCTGGTAGCACAACATGCAATATCGTTTGCCATTTTGTCGCACCCATACCATAAGAAGCTTCCCGTTGTTCATTCGGTACTGCACGAATAGCCTCCTGCGCCGCAACAATGATCACTGGTAAAATTAATAAACTCATTGTTAAACCGGCTGCTAAAACACTCTTCCCTAGTCCCAACATTCGAACAAAAATGGTTAACCCAAGTAAACCAAATACAATGGAAGGTACACCTGCTAAGTTAGAGATATTCATACGAATAAAGTCGTTTAGTCTATTTTTCTTTGCATATTCCTCTAAATAAATCGCAGTCCCAACACCTAAAATAATCGACACGGGAGCAACAACTACCATCAGCCAAAGTGAACCTATTAAAGCTGCTTTAATGCCCGCTTTATCTGCAAAACGTGAAGCAAAATTTGTTAAAAAATCGATTGTTAAATAGTCGGCACCTTGTGTCACAATACGGTAAAGCAAAATAGCTAGTGTTACTAATGCAAAGGTCGTTGCTAAGAAGAATAATGACTTCCAAACTTTATTGAATATAATACGCTTTGTCATTCGTTTCATAACGACCGTGTCATCAATATAGCGCATGCTAGTAAACCTCCCTGAAGCGTTTCGAAATATAGTGAGCGAGTAAATTCATCACTAAAGTAAAGATAAATAATGTGAATCCGACTGAATAAATAGAATAATAAATTGTCGTCCCATAACCAGCATCACCTGTTGCAACTTGTACAATATACGCAGTCATCGTTTGAATCGAGTCTGTCACATCTAAATCAAATTTAGGTGTAGATCCGCCTGCAAGTGATACGATCATCGTTTCACCAATTGCCCGGGAAATGGCAAGAACAATTGAAGCAATAATGCCTGATAATCCGGCTGGTAGTACTACTTTGATAGCTACTTCAAACTTTGTTGCTCCAAGAGCTAAAGCTCCTTCACGCATACTATTTGGAACAGATGACATCGCATCCTCAGAAAGTGACGTAATCATCGGTAAAATCATAATCCCGACAACAATCCCTGGACTAAGTGCATTAAAAAGTTTAAGTCCTGGAATAATTTGCTGTAACATTGGCGTTACAAATGTTAATGCAAAGAAGCCATAAACGATTGTTGGTACACCTGCTAGCACTTCTAAAATAGGCTTAACAATACGTCTTGTTTTTTCACTTGCATATTCACTTAAATATATTGCTGA of Lysinibacillus agricola contains these proteins:
- the trpE gene encoding anthranilate synthase component I; the encoded protein is MTVELRKFAMKALQGDMMTPISVYQSLEGKHKMLFESSAKHEESGRYSFIAVNPVAELIGDRDGYSFTKGGEMEKASDNVLAKLKQVMPFHEAQYPFAFFGGAIGFFGYETAFYAEKIGEYLHDDLEMPDVHVFFYDTFIVFDHLKQELTLAAIDLFDEGRSLEAMELAISTMEEQLYAGATFDVMTLGELNFQPIIAKENFVAMVDRAKQHICKGDIFQIVLSQRFTSSYTGNPFALYRQLRTSNPSPYMFYMDFGDYTILGTSPESLVKVKDRKVTTNPIAGTKPRGKTEEQDKAIAEALLKDEKEIAEHRMLVDLGRNDLGRIAKVGSVKLVKYMNIDRYKYVMHIVSEVIGELRDDVHVVDVLQACLPAGTVSGAPKIRAMQLINELEPVKRGVYAGAVGYISTTGDIDLALAIRTMIIKDHRAHVQAGAGIVYDSVSLSEYEETLNKARALLEVKQ
- the pstA gene encoding phosphate ABC transporter permease PstA, which codes for MRYIDDTVVMKRMTKRIIFNKVWKSLFFLATTFALVTLAILLYRIVTQGADYLTIDFLTNFASRFADKAGIKAALIGSLWLMVVVAPVSIILGVGTAIYLEEYAKKNRLNDFIRMNISNLAGVPSIVFGLLGLTIFVRMLGLGKSVLAAGLTMSLLILPVIIVAAQEAIRAVPNEQREASYGMGATKWQTILHVVLPAAIPGILTGSILAMSRAIGETAPLVVIGIPVILQFLPNGLLSQFTALPMQIYDWAKRPQEAFQYVAAAGILVLMIVLLLMNSIAIFIRNKFQKRY
- the phoU gene encoding phosphate signaling complex protein PhoU, yielding MVVRERFEQELKEVQAQFIEIANSSINALKLAFEALLEQDLEKSLKILEDDLVINRLEEEINDHVILMIAKQQPVATDLRRLMVLVKAASDMERVGDYAVNIAKETIRIGKEPLVFPTTNLQTMCNKTVEMLESIIKAFTEEDTVRAKEIAELDDYVDDLYGATITLLMRAGAENPAYISQITHLTFVCRYLERSADHATNIAEHLFYLVKGKHYELNN
- a CDS encoding mechanosensitive ion channel family protein: MDSLKWLLPNITAPTWMDVIIAISLFVVGWLFQHFVIKKIINRIVVFLRNHQRDFQATVLAQFNKAIRYAFMSAVIVLSLSILLQIFLFTHVATKNFVLSIMVFFAFKGVYDVLHFYTKQPLPLNNEEETNVLLPFFLRIGKVLIMILAMFTIASFWDFNLNGFLTGIGLTGVAIAFGIRDTLAHVFGGMSVALDNPFQIGDWIATEDQKIEGTIEDINLRSTLIQTVDKGLVYVPNSYLVNRPIYNLSKREKRKCEQFLFVNAENEEEKLRSALSAIQKEIYLHAKTEKEMIHVFIDEFYPTSYRILVRFFVATNDTAVMLNVRQDILFAIRQIFEELNIELANAAEDEWLRSKK
- the rpmG gene encoding 50S ribosomal protein L33, with the protein product MRVNITLACTDCGERNYISKKNKRNNPERLELKKYCSREKKYTLHRETK
- a CDS encoding anthranilate synthase component II; its protein translation is MILLIDNYDSFTYNLFQQISMLEKDVKVVRNDEMTIEDIKKMQPEAIVLSPGPGTPTDAGITVDVVKELYTKFPILGICLGHQSIGQAFGSSIVQAKNIMHGKLSTLQYEKTALFAQLDGKIEVMRYHSLVIEQSTLHEDFNILATSTDDGEIMAIQHKEYPLFGLQFHPESIGTEKGSLMMQAFLELVS
- the pstC gene encoding phosphate ABC transporter permease subunit PstC, with product MVSQKENKTSSVQQLIANSRNHKMKKIVEKAMPALLFSAALISILTTFGIVFTLIFETFEFFKRVSITDFLFGTQWLPFSGKEPLFGILPLIAGTLKVTLIAVVVAVPFGIASAIYLSEYASEKTRRIVKPILEVLAGVPTIVYGFFALTFVTPMLQQIIPGLKLFNALSPGIVVGIMILPMITSLSEDAMSSVPNSMREGALALGATKFEVAIKVVLPAGLSGIIASIVLAISRAIGETMIVSLAGGSTPKFDLDVTDSIQTMTAYIVQVATGDAGYGTTIYYSIYSVGFTLFIFTLVMNLLAHYISKRFREVY
- the pstB gene encoding phosphate ABC transporter ATP-binding protein PstB — its product is MVLGVKEEKSVVKPIHTATKPSADVAKKVVYDTRNLNLWYGDHHGLKDINLSIYENEVTAIIGPSGCGKSTYLKTLNRMVELVPSVRTSGEIVYRERNILDKNYTVEELRTRVGMVFQKPNPFPKSIYDNIAYGPRIHGIKNKKILDEIVEKSLRGAAIWDEVKDRLNQNAYGLSGGQQQRICIARCLAIEPDVILMDEPTSALDPISTLKVEELVQELKKDYSIIIVTHNMQQAARISDRTAFFLSGEVIEYDKTDVIFQTPADQRTEDYISGRFG